One region of Oreochromis aureus strain Israel breed Guangdong linkage group 19, ZZ_aureus, whole genome shotgun sequence genomic DNA includes:
- the LOC116334714 gene encoding 14-3-3 protein beta/alpha-1-like has product MARTDLIQKAKLAEQAERYDDMAECMKAVTEMGEELSNEERNLLSVAYKNVVGARRSSWRVISSIGLKTEGCEKKQQMVKEYREKVESELDEICKCVLKLLDDHLIKNASNSESKVFYLKMKGDYYRYLAEVASGENKTNTIESSQQAYQEAFDISKAEMEPTHPIRLGLALNFSVFFYEILNSPEKACELAKQAFDDAIAELDNLQEESYKDSTLIMQLLRDNLTLWTSDNATEEGEGEEGSKPSN; this is encoded by the exons atGGCTAGAACGGATCTTATCCAGAAAGCCAAGCTGGCAGAGCAGGCTGAGCGCTACGACGACATGGCAGAATGTATGAAGGCTGTTACAGAGATGGGAGAGGAGCTGTCAAACGAGGAGAGGAACCTGCTGTCCGTCGCCTACAAAAACGTGGTTGGGGCGAGGCGGTCCTCATGGAGGGTGATATCCAGCATTGGACTGAAGACCGAGGGTTGCGAAAAGAAGCAGCAGATGGTCAAAGAATATCGCGAGAAAGTGGAATCAGAACTGGATGAAATCTGCAAATGTGTTTTG AAACTGCTGGATGACCATCTAATTAAAAATGCTTCAAATTCAGAGAGCAAAGTCTTCTATCTAAAGATGAAGGGTGACTACTATAGATACCTTGCTGAAGTTGCCAGTGGAGAGAACAAAACAA aTACCATTGAAAGCTCACAGCAAGCATACCAGGAAGCATTTGACATCAGCAAGGCTGAAATGGAACCCACACATCCCATTCGTTTGGGCTTGGCACTTAACTTCTCGGTCTTCTTCTATGAGATCCTGAACTCTCCAGAAAAAGCCTGTGAATTGGCCAAACAG GCATTTGATGATGCTATTGCAGAGCTCGACAATCTACAAGAGGAGTCCTACAAAGACAGCACTCTTATCATGCAGCTCCTCAGAGATAACCTGACA TTATGGACATCGGACAATGCCACtgaggagggagagggagaagaggGCTCCAAGCCATCGAACTAA